CCATCCCCCTCTCAGGGCAGATCAAACCCTGGGCCATACTTCTGGCGGCCGGGCAGGGCAGCCGCCTTGCCGCCGCCGCTGACGGCCGTGCCAAGCAGTTTCTGCACTGGCGGGGCGCGCCCCTGTACTGGCACTCCGCCAGGGCCATGAGCCGCAGCGCGGTAGTGGCGGGCATTGTTTTTGTTTTTCCCCAAAACGGACATGCGGAACACGAGGAGAGCCTGCGTGAGCTTCATGCGGCCGAAGATCTGGGCATTCCCTGGCTCACGGCTGTCGGTGGCGAAATGCGGCAGGATTCCGTACGTAACGCCCTGTGCGTGTTGCCCGCGGATGCCCGTCATGTACTTATCCACGACGCGGCGCGTCCTTTCCTGACGCCCGCTCTGGTGCGCAGCGTCTGCGAAGCTTTGCAGCGCGGCGCGTGCGGGGTTATTCCGGCCGTGCCCGTGACGGACACCATCAAGACCGTTACTGACGGCCTTGTCACAGGAACCTTGCCGCGTCAGGCCCTCATGGCTGTTCAGACGCCACAGGGCTTTTCTTCAGACCTTTTGCGCCAGGCGCATGCCCATGCCAGGGAAACGGGATTGAACGTCACGGATGACGCCTCCCTCCTGGAAGCCATGGGACACCGCGTTCATGTGGTTGAAGGCGAGGCTGCCAACGTGAAAATTACCAATCCCGACGACCTGGCCCTTTTGCATGAGGCCCCTGCCCTGCCGCGTCCCTGCACCGGCATGGGCTATGATGTGCACCGTTACGGCCCTGGCCGCCCCATGCGACTGGGGGGAATTCTCATTCCCGCAGGCCCCGAGGTTGTGGCCCACTCCGACGGCGATGTCCTCCTTCATGCCCTAACCGATGCCGTGCTCGGCTGCGCGGGCCTGGGCGATATCGGCCAGCACTTTCCCGACAAAGACCCCCGCTTTGACAACATTTCTTCGGCGCTTCTGCTGGATCAGGCTCTGGACATGGCGCGGCAGGCAGGCGTGCGCCTGTGCCACGCAGATATGACAGTTGTTGCCCAGACGCCACGCCTTGCGCCCTACCGCGAAGAGATCAAAAAAAATATCGCTCGCCTGCTGGCTCTGCCGCCCGCCTGCGTCAATCTTAAGGCCAGCACCGAGGAGGGACTGGGCTTTACGGGCCGCGCCGAGGGCATCAAGGCATACGCCGCTGTTACAGCGTGGGCAGAAGACTGCCCCGCTCTTGTGCCGCCTTCTCCATTGCAACGCGACATCTGATTCCATAAGGATCGCCATGAACACAGAACTGCACCGTCCCTGGTTTGCCCACTATGACGCCTTTGTCCCCCGCATTACCGAGCCGTGGGACAAGCCTCTATACGCCATGCTGGACGAAGCCGCGGACAAATATCCCAACCGCCCGGCGATCATTTTTCATAATACGCGCATTTCCTACAAAAAACTGCACGAATCTGCCGAACTTTTCGCAGGGGCGCTCAAGCGCCTTGGCGTAAAGACCGGCCAGCGCGTCGCCCTCATGATGCCCAACATGCCGCAGACGGTCATCGCCTTTTGGGGCATCATCAAGGCCGGGGCAGTGGTGGTCATGACCAATCCATTGTATATGGAAAAAGAAATCATGGCCAATATGCAGGACTCCGGGGCGGAACATATTGTCATGCTCGACATGCTCTGGCCGCGCGTTTCCGCTCTGCGTGACCGCCTGCCCCTGCGCAATTTTATCATAACCGGTGCGGCCGACGCCCTGTCTTTTCCCCTTAACTGGCTGTACCGTCTTAAAAAGGGCCGTAGCAAAAAGGCCCCCATCCCCTACGACGGCAAAAACGTTTTTGAGTGGAAAAAACTGTTCAAGGGCGCGGAGCGCTATTCCGCCCCCATTGCCGACCCCATGCATGACCCCATCATGCTCCAGTACACGGGCGGCACCACGGGCCTGCCCAAGGGCGTCACCCTGACGCATTCCAACCTGGGCACCAACTGCAGTCAGGTGCTGGACATCATCAACGTCAAGGCAGAAGACCACCACACCTTCATATCGCTTCTGCCCTTTTTTCATGTGTATGGTCTTACGACCGGGCTTATCATCCCCATTGCCCTGGCCGCCACCACCCTGCCGCTGCCCCGGTACGTGCCACAAGACGTGCTGCGCCTCATAGCCAAGCACAAACCCAGCATTTTCCCTGGCGCGCCTTCGGTGTACATTTCTCTTTTGCAGCAAAAAAATCTGGCCCAATTCAACCTGCACAGCATCAAGATATGCGTGTCCGGCTCGGCGCCGCTGCCAAGAGAAATCTTCCGCCAGTTTCAGGAAACTACCGGAGCATCCATTCTTGAGGGCTACGGGCTTACCGAGGCATCGCCCATCACCCACTGCAACCCCCTGGGCAGACAGGGGCAGAAGCCCAACTCCATTGGCATGCCCCTGCCCGGCACCGACGCCCGCATCGTGGATATGGAAGGCGGCTCCCTGACCCTGCCCCCCGGCAAGATGGGTGAACTTATCGTCTCGGGGCCGCAGATCATGAGCGGTTACTGGCGGCGGCCCGATGAGTCGGCCAGCGCCCTGCGCAACGGCTGGCTCTATACCGGCGACCTGGCCACCATGGATGAAGACGGCTATTTTTACATTGTGGACAGAAAGAAGGACATGGTCATTGTCAGCGGTTACAACGTGTACCCCCGAGAGGTGGATGAAGTACTGCTGGAACACCCCAAGGTTCAGGAAGCGGTGAGCGTGGGCATACGCGACGATGTTCGCGGTGAAGTGCTCAAGGCATATGTTGTGCCCCAGGAAGGGGAAGAACTCACCAAGGCCGACATCATCGCCTGGTGCCGCCAGAAGCTTGCCGGATACAAAGTGCCGCGCCTTGTGGAGTTCCGCAAGGAACTGCCCAAGACCATTGTGGGCAAAGTACTCAGGCGCGCTCTGCGCGAAGAGGAAGAAGCAAAGATGGCCAAACGCAAGCAGCGCAAGGCGCAAAATGGCACACCAGCCAGCGCGGCAGGGAATGGCGAAGAACCCATGGGGCATTCCTGATGCGTATTCTGGCCCAAAGGGTCACGGAAGCTTCCGTCAGCGTTGATGGCCGCCAGGTGGCGGCCATCGGCCCTGGCATTATGGCTCTGGTGGGCTTTGGGCAGGAAGACGGGCCTGATTTCAATACAAGCCCGGCATTTCAGGGCATGGCGCATAAGCTGCTTGGTTTGCGCATCTTTCCCGGCCAGGGCGAACTTGCCCACAAGTTTCATACTTCGCTTGAAGAGTTTGGCGGCCAGCTTCTTCTTGTCCCCCAGTTCACCCTGTACGCAGACTGCCGCAAAGGGCGACGCCCATCCTTTACCGATGCGGGAAACCCCGACTGGGCAAGACCCATGTTTGACTATTTTGTGAAGATGGTTGACGAATCTTGTGCCGTCAGCGTATCTTCAGGCATCTTCGGTGCCGATATGGCGGTACGCCTGTGCAACTGGGGACCTGTCACCATATGGCTTGATTCGGCAAATCTTTTTGCCAGTTGACGCCCGCGTAGCCTGGAGGGCAGCCTGTGTTTACCCTGCAAGCGGAGTCTCATAAAAACGTCACGGTTCTGCGTTATCTGGGCGATATGCTCTTGCCTGATGTTCCCCAGTTCAGCCGCCAACTGGAAGCACACCTTCTGGCCCCTGGCATCAAACAGGTTATTCTGGATCTGAGCCACGTTGACAAGGTGGACTCCTCCGGGCTGGGAGTGCTTGTGAGCGCCAGCACCAAGAGCCGGGGGCACGGCAGAAGACTGGTTCTCCTGACACCGGCGCCTCATGTGGCGGAGCTTTTGAAAAAAGTGGAAATTGAGGGTTTTTTTCCCACTTTTGACAGCGAAGAGGAATTGAAGGGCTATATCCCCGACGCTGCGGACTGACCGCCCGGGCGCATGCTTACAGGCTTTACGGATGGTGCATGGTGCAATACTATCTGCGGCATTACTTCAATCCCGATTTCGACCACCTCCACCTCAAACCGGGCGGAGAGAACGGCTCTTCTGACGTCTATAGCCTGGGGTATGTCCAGAACGCTATTGACGGGCAGGTGCTCGCTGAAATCATCCCCCTTGAAGACGCCGGGCCGGATCCTGACCCCCGCTTTATGCTTGACCAGCACAAGTTTCCGGCTGGCCCCAACACCCGCGTAGACCCCCAATATCCCAATTATCTGCTCGCTGCCGCCAACGGCTACGTGTTCTACCTCGACGGCAAAATCACGGTAAAATGTCTGCTCAATGTCCGTCAGGACATCAGCTTTCAGACAGGCAATATTTTCTTTGTGGGCGACATGGCCATTCACGGCTCCGTGCGGGCGGGCTTTTCCGTCCAGGCCAACAATGTGCGCATAATGGGCATGGTGGAAGGCGGCGTTGTGCGCGCCAGACGCAATCTCATGATTGACGGCGGCGTGCGGGGCGGCGCAGGACAGCACAGCCTGGTGGATGCCGGGGGCAAACTGCTCTCCCCCTTTCTGGAAAAAGTGGAGGCCCGCGCCCGCGACAATATCGTTATTGAAAAAAGTTGCCTGTATTCCACTGTGTATGCCGGAGCCAGCATCGTCGTCCGTGAACTTGCGTACGGGGGCATCATCAACGCCTACGGCAGCGTTTATATTGGCAAGCAGCTTGGCAACAAGGCCGGCATTCCCACCAAGGTCTACTTGGGCTATGACCCGCTGAGCATTCGCCAGTTGGAAAAAATCGACAGCATCATTGCCCAGCAGTCACAGACCATCACCCACCTCAATGCCGTTGCAGGACACCTGCCGCCCGAAACCAATGAAACGAGCCGCAAACTGGAGGCTCTGCGGGCGCAGCGCCAGCAGCTCATCAAGCGGCGCAACGATCTCTGGACTCGCCTTTCCCTGGACGAAAACTATATGCACAACTGTCGCCTGCTGGTGCCGGGGCGCATATATCCTGGCGTGGAGCTTTCCATCGGGCGTGCCTTCCTCACCATTGACAGCATCCACGACAAGGTGGTGTGTCGTCTGGTTGATAATGAAATTATCATCGAGCATTTGCAGCACTCTCATCTGGGCGCGCCTCAATGAGCCAGCCAGGTTCCCTGCCAGACCAATACTCGTTTCGCGCAATCTACCCTTGTGGCGAGAACATCGCCCCCGATGCTGCTCCTGTTGACCTGGAAGCCGTCAGCGGCGTACGCAGCTTCGCCATGCTTTCACCTGGCGGCCCGGAAAGAGAAACAGCCGTCGTCCAGGCACTGCCGGACGAACAGTTGCGCGACGCCCTGCCTGTGCTCCTCGGCTGTGGCATGGGGCATGCCCTGAAGCTCTTGCTTGAGCGCTGTGCAGGCCCTGTGGCCGTTGTGGAAAAAGAAGTTGAAATCCAGAAACTTAGCGGTACCATTACCGCTCTGCCTCCACAAGAACGCCAAAGAGTGCAGCTTGTCTCCGCCTGTAACGCGGATGAAGCCTTGCGCCAGCTGACCCACTGGCAGGCACAACACAAGGACTTGCGCCTGTTGCCCCTGCCCCTGCCCTTCTACCTGCGCCTTGACCGCGCCTACTACGGCCGCCTGCAAAAAGAGCTTGCGGCCAGCGCCCAGTTCGACTTCTGGAGCCGGGCCACAGGGCCGCGATTTGCGGACGCGCAGCCGCGTGTACTTCTGCTCACCAGCAAATATTTTCTCATGGGTGAGGTAGAGGGGGCGTGCCGCAGGCTTGGCCTTGAGTACAAGCTTGTGCATATCAAGGACGACACTCTGGCCTGCACTGATTTTGTACAGCAATTGCTGGAAGCCGTGGTGTCGTTCCGCCCGGACTGCTGCATCACGCTGAATCACATGGGCGTGGACGTTGAAGGCGTGCTCATGGATCTGCTGGCCCGTTTGCAGCTGCCCCTGGCCTCATGGTTTGTGGACAATCCCCATCTCATCATCCACCTGTATTCCCGTTGCGTCAGCCCCTGGACAACCCTGTTCACCTGGGATGCGGACAATATCGAAAGTTTGCGTGCGTCAGGCTTTGAGCATGTTTTCTATCTGCCCCTGGGCACGGATCCTGATCGCTTTCATCCCGACAAGGGCGCAGACACCCCTGCTGCGTGGCAGGCGGATATCTCCTTTGTGGGAAATTCAATGGTCTACAAAGTGGCCGGCCGCCTGAAACACGGGCGCTTTCCCCGTGCCCTGCTGATCCCCTTCAATGAGGTTTCACAGGCTTTTATGGAGAGCGAGCAGCGCTCTGTGGCCGACTTTCTGCGCGAGGCCTTTCCTCAGGTATTTGCCCTGTATGAAGCCCTGCCTGATAATGAGGCAAGGCTCGCTTATGAAACTGCCGTCACCTGGCAAGCCACGCGCCTGTACCGCAATGGCTGCGTGCGCCGCCTTTTGCCCCTGAAACCGCTTATTGTGGGTGATGACGGCTGGAAGGCCGAATTCAGGCACGAGCCAGTCCAGCCGCGTTATCTGGACGCGCTGAGCTACTACACTGACCTGCCGCGCTTCTACTGCCGCTCGCTG
Above is a genomic segment from Desulfovibrio sp. containing:
- the ispD gene encoding 2-C-methyl-D-erythritol 4-phosphate cytidylyltransferase, translating into MKPWAILLAAGQGSRLAAAADGRAKQFLHWRGAPLYWHSARAMSRSAVVAGIVFVFPQNGHAEHEESLRELHAAEDLGIPWLTAVGGEMRQDSVRNALCVLPADARHVLIHDAARPFLTPALVRSVCEALQRGACGVIPAVPVTDTIKTVTDGLVTGTLPRQALMAVQTPQGFSSDLLRQAHAHARETGLNVTDDASLLEAMGHRVHVVEGEAANVKITNPDDLALLHEAPALPRPCTGMGYDVHRYGPGRPMRLGGILIPAGPEVVAHSDGDVLLHALTDAVLGCAGLGDIGQHFPDKDPRFDNISSALLLDQALDMARQAGVRLCHADMTVVAQTPRLAPYREEIKKNIARLLALPPACVNLKASTEEGLGFTGRAEGIKAYAAVTAWAEDCPALVPPSPLQRDI
- a CDS encoding long-chain fatty acid--CoA ligase, translating into MNTELHRPWFAHYDAFVPRITEPWDKPLYAMLDEAADKYPNRPAIIFHNTRISYKKLHESAELFAGALKRLGVKTGQRVALMMPNMPQTVIAFWGIIKAGAVVVMTNPLYMEKEIMANMQDSGAEHIVMLDMLWPRVSALRDRLPLRNFIITGAADALSFPLNWLYRLKKGRSKKAPIPYDGKNVFEWKKLFKGAERYSAPIADPMHDPIMLQYTGGTTGLPKGVTLTHSNLGTNCSQVLDIINVKAEDHHTFISLLPFFHVYGLTTGLIIPIALAATTLPLPRYVPQDVLRLIAKHKPSIFPGAPSVYISLLQQKNLAQFNLHSIKICVSGSAPLPREIFRQFQETTGASILEGYGLTEASPITHCNPLGRQGQKPNSIGMPLPGTDARIVDMEGGSLTLPPGKMGELIVSGPQIMSGYWRRPDESASALRNGWLYTGDLATMDEDGYFYIVDRKKDMVIVSGYNVYPREVDEVLLEHPKVQEAVSVGIRDDVRGEVLKAYVVPQEGEELTKADIIAWCRQKLAGYKVPRLVEFRKELPKTIVGKVLRRALREEEEAKMAKRKQRKAQNGTPASAAGNGEEPMGHS
- the dtd gene encoding D-aminoacyl-tRNA deacylase → MRILAQRVTEASVSVDGRQVAAIGPGIMALVGFGQEDGPDFNTSPAFQGMAHKLLGLRIFPGQGELAHKFHTSLEEFGGQLLLVPQFTLYADCRKGRRPSFTDAGNPDWARPMFDYFVKMVDESCAVSVSSGIFGADMAVRLCNWGPVTIWLDSANLFAS
- a CDS encoding STAS domain-containing protein, with protein sequence MFTLQAESHKNVTVLRYLGDMLLPDVPQFSRQLEAHLLAPGIKQVILDLSHVDKVDSSGLGVLVSASTKSRGHGRRLVLLTPAPHVAELLKKVEIEGFFPTFDSEEELKGYIPDAAD
- a CDS encoding FapA family protein — encoded protein: MVQYYLRHYFNPDFDHLHLKPGGENGSSDVYSLGYVQNAIDGQVLAEIIPLEDAGPDPDPRFMLDQHKFPAGPNTRVDPQYPNYLLAAANGYVFYLDGKITVKCLLNVRQDISFQTGNIFFVGDMAIHGSVRAGFSVQANNVRIMGMVEGGVVRARRNLMIDGGVRGGAGQHSLVDAGGKLLSPFLEKVEARARDNIVIEKSCLYSTVYAGASIVVRELAYGGIINAYGSVYIGKQLGNKAGIPTKVYLGYDPLSIRQLEKIDSIIAQQSQTITHLNAVAGHLPPETNETSRKLEALRAQRQQLIKRRNDLWTRLSLDENYMHNCRLLVPGRIYPGVELSIGRAFLTIDSIHDKVVCRLVDNEIIIEHLQHSHLGAPQ
- a CDS encoding glycosyltransferase gives rise to the protein MSQPGSLPDQYSFRAIYPCGENIAPDAAPVDLEAVSGVRSFAMLSPGGPERETAVVQALPDEQLRDALPVLLGCGMGHALKLLLERCAGPVAVVEKEVEIQKLSGTITALPPQERQRVQLVSACNADEALRQLTHWQAQHKDLRLLPLPLPFYLRLDRAYYGRLQKELAASAQFDFWSRATGPRFADAQPRVLLLTSKYFLMGEVEGACRRLGLEYKLVHIKDDTLACTDFVQQLLEAVVSFRPDCCITLNHMGVDVEGVLMDLLARLQLPLASWFVDNPHLIIHLYSRCVSPWTTLFTWDADNIESLRASGFEHVFYLPLGTDPDRFHPDKGADTPAAWQADISFVGNSMVYKVAGRLKHGRFPRALLIPFNEVSQAFMESEQRSVADFLREAFPQVFALYEALPDNEARLAYETAVTWQATRLYRNGCVRRLLPLKPLIVGDDGWKAEFRHEPVQPRYLDALSYYTDLPRFYCRSLVNFNCTSKQMKGAVNQRIFDVPAAGSFVLTDWRPQMEQLFEPHEMVCYRDPDEAPHLARHYLANHTERQAVAQRARKRVLACHTWAHRLQTLLQHMRQVYGTPAANTPPGHRERA